One Sander vitreus isolate 19-12246 chromosome 22, sanVit1, whole genome shotgun sequence DNA segment encodes these proteins:
- the flt1 gene encoding vascular endothelial growth factor receptor 1 isoform X2, translated as MMNFIPICLLCGLYGVLAKDKDQKGKYSVPILDVKTRQLVLDTNQTLQLSCRGRWELTWAFPSGLARDQVQVEESRCGRTSQQYCSRLMVISTQTQHTGLFRCRYRHRTQKQTSIYVYVTDSQQPFVEHPGMSPDVLYMKEKQPLVIPCRVTHPNTSTTLVKFPNHSLSPDQRNIIWNSKQGFTIRTPTFYYIGLFYCQTITDGVTHKSRIYFVHRPVSNIMEVYLNSTGPVQALKGERLVLNCTATGELNTRVNITWDYPGKNNNTGSTSKRLLKHRTHMLFYNILTIPKLQRSDRGLYTCRVTSGEKSKQQKVTVTVYDRPFIRLKSRHGSMMEVQAGQKSYRISPKLRAFPTPEVTWLKDGMVAAEQCSRYHMDGNSLVIRDVAEEDAGKYTVLVRIQEHGLYQNLTLTLVVNVSPQIGEKAVSLQDPGSVPQGSRQALHCTSHGVPPPHIQWLWHPCPSKGLPAAPQA; from the exons ACAAAGATCAAAAGGGGAAGTACAGCGTTCCTATCCTGGATGTGAAAACCCGGCAGCTGGTCCTTGACACCAACCAGACACTACAGCTCAGCTGCAG GGGTCGCTGGGAGCTGACATGGGCGTTCCCATCAGGTTTGGCCAGAGATCAGGTGCAAGTGGAGGAGTCTCGCTGTGGGAGGACAAGCCAGCAGTACTGCAGCCGTTTGATGGTCATCAGCACCCAGACCCAGCACACTGGCCTCTTCCGCTGCCGATACCGACACCGAACCCAAAAACAGACCTCCATCTATGTATATGTCACAG ACAGCCAGCAGCCATTTGTGGAACATCCGGGTATGAGCCCAGATGTGTTGTACATGAAGGAGAAGCAGCCGCTGGTCATCCCCTGCCGGGTCACCCACCCTAACACCAGCACCACACTGGTCAAG TTCCCCAATCACAGCCTGAGTCCAGACCAGAGGAACATCATTTGGAACAGCAAGCAGGGCTTCACCATCCGAACTCCCACCTTCTATTACATTGGCCTCTTCTACTGCCAGACAATCACTGACGGCGTCACACACAAGTCACGTATATACTTTGTACACAGACCAG TGAGTAACATCATGGAGGTCTATCTGAACAGCACTGGACCTGTGCAGGCCCTGAAGGGAGAGAGACTAGTCTTGAACTGCACTGCCACCGGGGAGTTGAACACCAGAGTCAACATCACCTGGGACTACCCCGGAAAG AATAACAACACAGGCTCCACTTCCAAGAGGCTCTTGAAACACAGAACGCATATGTTGTTCTACAATATTCTGACCATCCCGAAGCTCCAGCGTTCAGACCGAGGCCTCTACACCTGCCGCGTGACCAGCGGGGAAAAATCCAAACAACAGAAAGTCActgttacagtctatg ACCGTCCGTTTATTCGCCTGAAGTCCAGACATGGATCTATGATGGAGGTACAGGCAGGACAGAAATCTTACAGAATCTCTCCCAAACTACGAGCGTTCCCTACCCCTGAAGTCACTTG gTTAAAGGATGGCATGGTGGCAGCAGAGCAATGCTCCAGATACCACATGGATGGGAATTCCCTGGTGATCAGGGATGTGGCAGAGGAGGATGCTGGGAAGTACACTGTCCTGGTACGAATCCAGGAACATGGACTCTACCAGAATCTCACACTCACTCTTGTGGTAAATG TGAGTCCTCAGATAGGGGAGAAAGCGGTGTCGTTGCAAGACCCGGGCTCGGTGCCACAGGGGAGCAGACAAGCCCTCCATTGCACATCCCACGGAGTCCCTCCTCCACACATCCAGTGGCTATGGCATCCCTGCCCATCCAAAGGCCT CCCGGCTGCACCACAAGCCTGA